One Buteo buteo chromosome 5, bButBut1.hap1.1, whole genome shotgun sequence DNA window includes the following coding sequences:
- the ZNF142 gene encoding zinc finger protein 142 isoform X2, translating into MSAEVAVSEGRSKEMEALCSELLLPTPGESGAVGSPGVASTSLAGTPTLTASQDLLLAEASMPGEGAHSEGSNVEIFIEAVAGNVTLSNATNATEVLVKVVELYFCERCGQSFPEASLLSQHQCLLLAPPGHLELPGTLLASASEGQSEPRGSEPPGVSTQEGSIPEHLLCPVCREVFTQPGELKEHFKTHRAPPGALPCPEKGCCFTTEDRKQLRGHLRRLHGASPVSCTYRACPLLFPSRLAMEQHHRTHFPFHCSHCDFVTANAKLFWQHRKGHAAEPPSEAPVTDGHRGSAPHGLEQRCVLPSAEEGQDKAGNCHPGWEATTAEARPAKHAGTGKGSLEGQKASAGEEDSDSGGDESPEEDGESPCEGEAKEDGKAAPEKARVPRAQHFKGDVTEGSEYLYKTHMCPECKRCFKKRTHLVEHLHLHFPDPSLQCPNCHKYFTSKSKLKIHMMRETGEKAHRCPLCHYSSVEKNALNRHMASMHEDISNFYSDVYSCPVCEEKFRLSQALKEHLKTHKAEPKRLSCFQGGCNYCADDRKEFVRHLKDAHGIKAVECKYHACSLLFGTAEAMEAHRKTHYAFHCQQCDFICSNKHVFRKHKKQGHPGSEQLQCSFCPYATFNPVEFHDHVGKMHANEKIHKCTECTFATAHKRVLIRHMLLHTGEKPHKCELCDFTCRDVSYLSKHMLTHSNDKNFMCTECGYITKWKHYLNVHMRKHTGDLRYQCNQCSYRCHRADQLSSHKLRHQGKSLICEVCGFACKRKYELQKHMQAKHSQNYQVPIFQCQYCTYQTKYKQALLNHENCKHTKQKEFRCALCSYCTFSNTSLFFHKRKIHGYVPGDKDWLENYASKELEISSSEVLFGYELGAALRVDVSSPLASKEQWAKAKPTQLESQEEEGYQQTFVVPLLGQDAAPLESGSEVERGVGEGEQSCPTAGDALGDDCVRGDAAEGSTGLAASGDVAESCTLHLEALNVSSDPLLEHLTGEACAAQSESVEMLTCKEPPAAYEMLGSRDDLGLEDNDNTLEDIPDFEEEEGDVQEDEAVRLEGSVAAGDGQGKDGLRQATGHLEGSCSDHQKLVADTEMRETSQAELPEAWLNVLKTAEQSHLPVPEDVATPGDDARGSSESVLKALRKQDKEQAETLVLEGRVQMLVVQSESQIFKCERCSYITRKEKSMSLHSKASCQNRRAPLVCRECGASFKQQRGLNTHLLKKCPVLLKKNKILKPAGQELPGLCQPADHPGDKGTEMAESKKRGSEEFGHAESPWEAELLPDKTQVAGSPLAGQRLSGCPAPEKSLLGDSTEVAEEPPQQSDGAEPGGATCPPQPGKPSEKYRLEGGKLHCNGCSFVCSRVSTITSHVEDGCRRLEQFWCSLCPEAFRSRRALKSHCAEKHIVHPKEDGPQSTKLPEGDPASIEMGQPSELPLDVAPPKATLPKRRRFSCPTCPFTCHQERAMKTHKKRGCVALGEFRCASCPFTSKAAKALRLHRKLHRKHYSKRPQLQCRQCEFTCKQARCLRQHVRIKHEGVKPHKCHYCEFSTTRRYRLEAHQSLHTGVGRIACGICSQTFGTNSKLRIHRLRVHEKTPTHFCPLCDYSSYLQNDITRHVNSCHRGELNFGCSRCEARFSSETALKQHVLRRHEEKVSYGCPRCGFVCHSEATLKCHVQKQHPHLECSTCKETFATREALDEHKTQHFSHRCELCSFAAKERQQLVRHYVESHEPATPQDKPLRCPFCDFACRHQLVFDQHMKGHGGTRVYKCSDCEYTTKNRQKITWHIRIHTGEKPYKCHLCKYACADPSRLKYHMRIHKEERKYLCPDCGYKCKWVNQLKYHMTKHTGLKPYRCDECEYRTNRADALRVHKETRHREARSFICEQCGKAFKTRFLLKTHLKKHSEEKPYVCNACGRAFRWAAGLRHHYLTHTNEHPFFCRYCPYKAKQKFQVIKHIQRHHPERGAGDPSQGVGKDPSTPTVHLHAVQRESRAKGPPGVEQEGGCPAEKDGALQ; encoded by the exons ATGAGCGCAGAAGTGGCTGTGTCTGAGGGTCGCAGCAAGGAGATGGAGGCCCTGTGctcagagctgctcctgcctACACCAGGAGAGTCAGGAGCTGTAGGAAGCCCCGGTGTGGCCAGCACCAGCCTGGCTGGGACGCCCACGCTGACCGCCAGCCAGGACTTGCTGTTGGCAGAGGCGTCGatgcctggggaaggggctcACTCTGAAGGAAGCAACGTGGAAATATTCATCGAGGCAGTGGCTGGCAACGTGACGCTGAGCAACGCAACCAATGCCACAG AGGTGCTGGTCAAGGTGGTGGAGCTGTATTTCTGCGAGAGGTGCGGGCAGAGCTTCCCGGAGGcctccctgctttcccagcaccagtgcctgctgctggcCCCCCCGGGGCACCTGGAGCTCCCCGGGACACTGTTGGCTTCTGCCAGTGAGGGCCAGAGTGAACCGAGGGGTTCGGAGCCACCTGGAGTCAGCACACAGGAGGGCTCCATTCCCGAGCACCTGCTGTGCCCTGTCTGTCGAGAGGTGTTCACGCAGCCTGGTGAACTCAAGGAGCACTTCAAGACCCACCGTGCCCCACCAGGAGCTCTGCCTTGCCCTGAGAAGGGCTGCTGCTTTACCACGGAGGACCGCAAGCAACTGCGCGGCCACCTGCGCCGCCTGCACGGGGCCTCCCCTGTGTCCTGCACCTACCGTGCCTGCCCGCTGCTCTTCCCTAGCCGCCTGGCCATGGAGCAGCACCACCGCACTCACTTCCCCTTCCACTGCAGCCACTGCGACTTTGTCACGGCCAACGCCAAGCTCTTCTGGCAGCACAGGAAGGGCCATGCTGCGGAGCCCCCTTCTGAGGCACCTGTGACAGATGGCCACCGTGGCTCAGCCCCCCATGGCCTCGAGCAGCGCTGTGTCCTGCCATCAG cagaagaagGGCAGGACAAGGCGGGGAATTGCCACCCTGGCTGGGAAGCCACCACAGCAGAAGCCAGGCCAGCAAAGCACGCAGGCACTGGGAAGGGCTCCTTGGAGGGACAGAAAGCGTCAGCTGGAGAAGAGGACTCGGACAGTGGTGGGGATGAGTCACCAGAGGAGGATGGCGAGAGCCCCTGCGAAGGCGAGGCCAAAGAGGATGGGAAGGCAGCTCCTGAGAAAGCCAGAGTGCCGCGGGCACAGCACTTCAAAG GGGATGTCACAGAGGGCTCCGAGTACCTCTACAAAACCCACATGTGCCCCGAATGCAAGCGGTGCTTCAAGAAACGGACACACCTGGTGGAGCATCTCCACCTGCACTTCCCTGACCCCAGCCTGCAGTGCCCCAACTGCCACAAGTACTTcaccagcaaaagcaagctgaaaatcCACATGATGCGGGAGACAGGTGAGAAGGCCCATCGCTGCCCACTCTGCCACTACAGCTCAGTGGAGAAGAATGCCCTCAACCGTCACATGGCCAGCATGCACGAGGACATCTCCAACTTCTACTCCGATGTTTACTCCTGCCCTGTCTGTGAGGAGAAGTTTCGGCTCAGCCAGGCCCTCAAAGAGCACTTGAAGACTCACAAAGCCGAGCCCAAGAGGCTGAGCTGCTTCCAGGGGGGCTGCAACTACTGCGCGGATGACCGGAAGGAGTTTGTCCGTCACCTCAAGGATGCTCATGGCATCAAGGCGGTGGAGTGCAAGTACCATGCCTGCTCGCTGCTCTTTGGCACAGCCGAGGCCATGGAGGCTCACCGAAAAACCCACTATGCCTTCCACTGCCAGCAGTGCGACTTCATCTGCTCCAACAAGCACGTTTTCCGCAAGCACAAGAAGCAGGGGCATCCAGGCAGTGAGCAGCTCCAGTGCAGTTTCTGCCCCTACGCCACTTTCAACCCCGTGGAGTTTCACGACCACGTGGGCAAGATGCATGCCAATGAGAAGATCCACAAGTGCACTGAGTGCACCTTTGCCACCGCGCACAAGAGGGTCCTCATCCGCCACATGCTGCTGCACACTG GAGAGAAGCCTCACAAGTGTGAGCTCTGCGACTTCACGTGCCGGGATGTGAGCTACCTGTCCAAGCACATGCTGACCCACTCCAACGACAAGAACTTCATGTGCACTGAGTGTGGGTACATCACCAAGTGGAAGCACTACCTGAACGTCCACATGCGCAAGCACACTGGAGATCTCCG GTACCAATGCAACCAGTGCTCATACCGGTGCCACCGCGCTGACCAGCTGAGCAGCCATAAGCTGCGGCACCAGGGCAAAAGTCTGATTTGCGAGGTGTGCGGCTTTGCCTGCAAGCGCAAGTACGAGCTGCAGAAGCACATGCAGGCGAAGCACTCGCAGAACTACCAGGTGCCCATCTTCCAGTGCCAGTACTGCACCTACCAGACCAAGTACAAGCAGGCGCTGCTGAACCATGAGAACTGCAAGCACACCAAGCAGAAGGAGTTTCGCTGCGCCCTCTGTTCCTACTGCACCTTCAGCAACACCAGTCTCTTCTTCCACAAGCGCAAGATTCATGGCTACGTCCCTGGTGACAAGGACTGGCTGGAGAACTATGCCAGCAAGGAGCTGGAGATCAGCTCATCTGAGGTGCTCTTTGGCTATGAGCTTGGCGCAGCCCTGCGTGTGGATGTCAGCTCCCCCCTCGCCAGCAAGGAACAGTGGGCAAAGGCGAAGCCAACCCAGCTGGAGTCCCAGGAAGAAGAGGGCTACCAGCAAACATTTGTGGTACCCCTCCTTGGGCAGGATGCCGCTCCACTGGAGAGCGGCAGCGAGGTGGAGAGGGGTGTGGGTGAGGGGGAGCAGAGCTGTCCCACTGCTGGTGACGCCCTGGGAGATGACTGCGTGCGAGGAGATGCTGCTGAAGGCTCAACTGGGCTTGCTGCTTCTGGGGATGTGGCAGAGAGCTGCACCTTGCACTTGGAGGCACTGAATGTCTCGTCTGACCCCCTCCTGGAGCATTTGACTGGAGAAGCCTGTGCAGCACAGTCAGAGAGCGTAGAAATGTTGACCTGCAAGGAGCCTCCTGCAGCCTATGAGATGCTGGGCTCCCGGGATGACCTTGGCTTGGAGGACAATGACAATACACTCGAAGACATCCCAGActttgaggaagaggagggagatgtACAGGAGGATGAGGCAGTGAGGCTGGAGGGCAGTGTAGCGGCAGGAGATGGCCAGGGAAAAGATGGCCTAAGACAGGCCACGGGCCACCTTGAGGGGTCATGCTCGGACCACCAGAAGCTGGTGGCAGACACCGAGATGAGAGAGACCAGCCAAGCCGAGCTGCCGGAGGCCTGGCTCAATGTGCTGAAGACAGCTGAGCAGAGCCACCTGCCTGTCCCAGAGGACGTGGCTACCCCTGGTGACGATGCCAGAGGCAGCTCGGAGTCAGTACTGAAGGCTCTGCGGAAGCAGGACAAGGAGCAGGCAGAGACGCTGGTGCTGGAGGGCAGGGTGCAGATGCTTGTGGTGCAGTCAGAGAGCCAGATCTTTAAGTGCGAGAGGTGCTCGTATATCACGCGGAAGGAGAAGTCCATGTCCTTGCACTCTAAAGCCAGCTGCCAGAACCGCCGGGCCCCGCTCGTGTGCCGTGAGTGCGGCGCCAGCTTTAAGCAGCAAAGGGGGCTCAACACCCACCTTCTCAAGAAGTGCCCAGTCCTCCTGAAGAAGAACAAGATCCTCAAACCAGCTGGTCAGGAGCTACCTGGGTTGTGCCAACCTGCTGACCACCCTGGCGATAAAGGTACAGAAATGGCAGAGAGCAAGAAGAGAGGCTCAGAGGAGTTTGGGCATGCTGAGAGCCCTTGGGAAGCTGAACTATTGCCTGATAAAACGCAAGTAGCAGGCAGTCCTTTGGCTGGGCAACGGTTATCGGGCTGTCCTGCCCCTGAGAAATCCCTGCTGGGTGACAGCACAGAGGTGGCAGAAGAGCCTCCCCAGCAAAGTGATGGGGCTGAGCCAGGTGGAGCCACTtgtcccccccagcctgggAAACCCTCAGAGAAATACCGTCTGGAGGGAGGAAAGCTGCACTGCAACGGCTGCTCCTTCGTGTGCTCCCGTGTCTCCACCATCACCTCCCATGTGGAGGATGGGTGCCGGCGCCTGGAGCAGTTCTGGTGCTCCCTGTGCCCAGAGGCCTTCCGCTCCAGGCGGGCCCTCAAGAGCCACTGTGCCGAGAAGCACATCGTGCATCCCAAGGAGGATGGACCCCAAAGCACCAAGCTCCCTGAGGGGGACCCAGCCAGCATTGAGATGGGCCAGCCCAGTGAGCTTCCGCTGGATGTGGCCCCCCCAAAAGCCACCCTGCCCAAGAGGAGGCGTTTCTCCTGCCCCACCTGCCCCTTCACCTGCCACCAGGAACGGGCCATGAAGACACACAAGAAGAGGGGCTGCGTGGCGCTGGGCGAGTTTCGCTGTGCCTCCTGCCCCTTCACCTCCAAGGCGGCCAAAGCCCTGCGGCTGCACCGCAAGCTGCACCGCAAACACTACAGTAAGCGGCCGCAGCTGCAGTGCCGCCAGTGCGAGTTCACCTGCAAGCAGGCCCGCTGCCTGCGGCAGCACGTCCGCATCAAGCACGAGGGCGTGAAGCCGCACAAGTGCCACTACTGCGAGTTCAGCACCACACGGCGCTACCGCCTGGAGGCCCACCAGTCCCTGCACACTGGTGTGGGGCGCATCGCCTGCGGCATCTGCAGCCAGACCTTTGGCACCAACTCCAAGCTGCGCATCCACCGCCTGCGGGTGCACGAGAAGACGCCCACCCACTTCTGCCCGCTCTGTGACTACAGCAGCTACCTGCAGAATGACATCACCCGCCACGTTAACAGCTGCCACCGTGGCGAGCTCAACTTTGGCTGCTCCCGCTGTGAGGCTCGCTTCAGCTCTGAGACGGCCCTCAAGCAGCACGTCCTGCGTCGGCACGAGGAGAAGGTGTCCTATGGCTGCCCACGATGTGGCTTCGTGTGCCACAGCGAGGCCACGCTCAAGTGCCACGTGCAGAAGCAGCACCCGCACCTGGAGTGCAGCACCTGCAAGGAGACCTTTGCCACCCGGGAGGCTCTGGATGAGCACAAGACGCAGCATTTCAGCCACCGCTGTGAGCTGTGCAGCTTTGCAGCCAAGGAGCGGCAGCAGCTGGTGCGGCATTACGTGGAGAGCCATGAGCCGGCCACCCCCCAGGACAAACCCCTGCGGTGTCCCTTCTGCGACTTTGCCTGCCGCCACCAGCTCGTCTTCGACCAGCACATGAAGGGCCACGGGGGCACCCGTGTGTACAAGTGCTCAGACTGCGAGTACACCACCAAGAACAGGCAGAAGATCACATGGCACATCCGCATCCACACTGGTGAGAAGCCCTACAAGTGCCACCTCTGTAAATACGCCTGCGCTGACCCCTCGCGTCTCAAG TACCACATGCGGATCCACAAGGAGGAGCGGAAATACCTCTGCCCCGACTGCGGCTACAAGTGCAAGTGGGTGAATCAGCTCAAGTACCACATGACGAAGCACACGG GTCTGAAGCCATACCGCTGCGATGAGTGCGAGTACCGCACCAACCGGGCAGATGCCCTGCGGGTGCACAAGGAGACGCGGCACCGAGAGGCCCGCTCCTTCATCTGCGAGCAGTGCGGCAAGGCCTTCAAGACCCGCTTCCTCCTCAAGACCCACCTGAAGAAGCACAGCGAGGAGAAGCCCTATGTCTGCAATGCCTGCGGGCGGGCTTTCCGCTGGGCAGCCGGCCTGCGCCACCATTACCTGACCCACACCAACGAGCACCCCTTCTTCTGCCGCTACTGCCCCTACAAGGCCAAGCAGAAGTTCCAGGTCATCAAACACATCCAGCGGCATCACCCCGAGCGTGGGGCCGGCGACCCCAGCCAAGGGGTGGGCAAGGACCCCAGCACGCCCACCGTCCACCTCCATGCCGTGCAGAGGGAGAGCCGGGCCAAGGGACCCCCCGGGGTGGAGCAGGAAGGAGggtgccctgcagagaaggatggTGCTTTGCAGTGA